The Branchiostoma lanceolatum isolate klBraLanc5 chromosome 1, klBraLanc5.hap2, whole genome shotgun sequence genomic sequence TGTTAAACACATTGATTTACGGACTGatttttttgtccattttgtgtTTGCAGTGACGAAAATTTCATTGTCCACATCACGGCACCAGAACACATGGTCAACATGTCCTACGAGGAGGTGATGGAGGCCGTTCCGTGGACTCGCGAGAAAGCGCGAGACTTCTCCGAACATCTCCAGAATTCAACATTTTACTCGTATTGCCTGAGCGACCCCCAGTCTAACATTGACGCTGTAAGACCAACAGTCATGTACCTATATAAGTTATAAACAATATTTCATTGATAATATCTCTATAGCAATTAAAACTTTGCGTACTTTCTACTGCTACTGCAGTAaatttacattgatgaaggttagacatccaggtactaagatacacacaaaatagttactcaagcaactcgacACAGTTTcgaaacagacatttcagacagcatccgctgtctttagtcagtgactaaggaaatatCCGGCAGAACTAGGAtgtataccaaaactctgaatagatatgtttatgAAGTGAATTTAGTTGCATTGGTAGCATCAGATGTATACCAATACACACATTTCTCTTAAGTGAATGTTCCCTTCCCTGTTTCTTGCAAACGTAAACTGTACtcatatttttcttcatctaTAAAAACACAGAATGCCCTGACAGCGTATGCCCTCCCCTTCCCCCGTGGAACCAGACTGCCTACAGAAGACATCTGCAGCCTGATCGCCACACCAACCCCTGGTCCTGGCGATGGTTCTGGTCCTGTAGGCGGGTCCACAGCATTGCAGGCACATCCCGCTGCAGGCCATGTTATGCTCACTTACCTTGTGGTGCTCGTGCTTACTGTGTGGGCAGAGTAATAACGTTTCAAATGCTTGGAAATTCATATTTACCTTGGAAACATGTCGAAAGGAAAACGAATTGTCTTTAGCTTAGGTCATTATAGATATACAAGGAAAATAAAGCTTTTCCGAATGTTTATACTTGGATGCTGAACCAGCTTTCATTTATATGAGTGTAACCTTGGAATCTCAATACTCAAATGTATGCTaccaaacaatttttttttcatttcaatggtTTGGTAAAATTGTCTGCCTTTCTGAACAACTACCGAAAATGAGCAGTGTATTCTAAACATATTGGTGACGTAGGGACACTCCATAAGAACTCAATTATCTAGTGAACACAATCGTCTTTAAAATATAGTATTCTTATAGTCGCTAAACATAGACCTTTACTAACTTTAACATTACTTTACTTTGCTAACTTAACTAGTGTTTCACTAACTTTGAAGGGGATATTTAGTCAAACATATGATTTCTTTAATTTCTAAATTTTAGACTGGAAAATACACCGTACACGGGGTTGTGGTATTATGAAATTTATAGATaattcaactttataaataattccaatctctaccagTGGACGATTTGCCATGGAAATATCTGTTTGGTGTTTAATTCATGGACTAATTGAAAGAATGACACAAGAAAATCAGGAGAAAACATATGCTTTATTGGCATGCCAAGGTCGTATCTTGTATGAGAAGAAACACAGGCATTGCGTTATTAAGGCTATACATAGTCGCAAAAACTGCAGTTGTGTCCCAATCATTTGCCTCAtgcaatgataatgatgaaccAATGAAAAGTAACTTTTGTTATCTGATTACAAATTAATTTTCGAAACCACAAGGAAAACCTGTGGTTGCAAAATACATTACAGGTGTGTTTTAATGTATGACTTTATAGCATACTTTATAGTATACAGTTTAAACGGTTAGTTTATATTTACTTGCACAGTAGTCATGATTTCAGACTTCCCAAGATATGACAATCAGCTCCACGAATTAGCAAACATCTAATTAAAGCCTCGTAACTACAATGCTGATATACAAAAACCATTCAATTGGGCCGAAAATGAGCCTCTTTTAAAATGCTAAAACAGCATAGTTAACTAACTTATCACGACTTCAGGCCAACGTCAGGCGTTGTCACCTCTACGGCTTCATGACATTATAGACCAGCATAACGCAAGTAACTATCAGTGGAGCTGCATATGCACCAGGACGCCATGCGCCAGAGCTCGAGCCAGACCCGACAGTACGGCCAGGAGTTGGCGGTCGAGAGCCACCCCCTTCCCCACTTTCAGGGGTGACTGGTCCAGAACCACCCCCAGCTCCAGCTCCAGGGGTTGCTGGTCCAGAACCATCTCCAGCTCCAGGAGTTGCCGGTCCAGAACCATCTCCAGCTCCAGGGGTTGCCGGTCCAGAGCCACCTCCAGCTCCAGGGGTTGCCGGTCCAGAACCATCTCCAGCTCCAGGGGTTGCCGGTCCAGAACCACCCCCATCTCCAGCTCCAGGGTTTACCGGTCCAGAACCACCCCCATCTCCAGCTCCAGGGGTTACCGGTCCAGAACCACCCCCATCTCCAGCTCCAGGGGTTGCCGGTCCAGAGCCACCCCCATCCTCAGCTTCAGAGGTTGCCAGTCCAGAACCATCCCCAGCTCCCGGGGTTGCCGGCCCAGAGCCACCCCCATCTTCAGTTCCTGTGGTTGTCGGTCCAAGGCCACCCCCATCCGCAGCTTCAGTTGTTGCCGGCCCAGATCCAGAGTCCAACCCGGTCCCGGGTTCCTGTGCAGTCCCCTCGCTGCAGACGTCCTCTTGAGGCACCCTGAATCCGCGAGGTAGAGAGAGATCCCAGATGACCTATTATCAATGGAAAAATACGAGTGATCAGCCACAGTTTTCGAGTAGAAACAAGATCATtgctttttaaagatttgtgGAATACACTATGTCGTGACAATATGGTTAACGAGACGGTTTTTCGGacaaatgtttcattttattaGTTCGACTAACATGTAGCATATCCAATAGCCATTGCTGAATTATCATTGCTTGATTACTATAAATTGTTGATTCATGGTATCATTAATATGTGGGGTTTGAAAGACCTTTGCATGTAAACATTAGGACGTCTTGTTGCTTAAATAACCGTATTAGCCAATCGCCAATGTTGAATCATCATTGCTAAATTTgctaagtgtgtgtgtgtgtgtgtgtgtgtgtgtggatgtgtccGTGGTGTAACTATTCTCACATGGGCGGGTCAATAAAATATATGCATTCATCAGGTGTTTAGGATTCTTACGGTATTAAAGTCCGACTGGTGGGTAGCCTTGCAGCGGGTGTGGTGGGGGAAGAACCCGTACAGGAGGGTTTGCGAGAAGGTTTCTGCCATCTGGTCTGTCCACTGAACGGCCTCCATGGCCTGCTCGTAGGACATGTGGACCATGTTTGCAGGTGCAGTGATGTTCACTTCTAAGTTGCCATAGTCACTATGAGTGCAATATTGATTAACAAaaatcttaaaggcatccagagcattttacgaggcttgaaacttgCATTGAAAAacccaaatttctagtcattcctacacaaagtaagtttcaataacactataccattacggatcgaaattaaatgagcaaagatacgatgtcgttgtgtggtgagaactgatagaaaatccaagccctaatagactgatccttactgtccatcacaattagcggttcgaccaatgagagaatgactgcatgtccgtcaaatatttgaatttttatggtttaattttgcatttctacattttgacggaggtgggcggggctatggtatctacagtatttatagTAGGCGCATGGAACTAAATGATCAGCATGTAGAATATTTTTTGCCGTTTTTTCGcagttttgataagaaatcagaacgcaaatgtagtaaacagtcactgtggtatcagttgtcaatttcataaagtttacagcaactagaatatctCGTCGGACAAACTACCAGCTTTCTTCTAGAATCAGATGTTGTGAAAATCAAGTCTATTTAGAGCAGCAACAGTGCTACAGATCTATAATTCAAATATGGTATCTTGTTACACTCGTCACACGAAATATGAATTGTATTCATGAAACAAACCACTACCTGTGTGTATGGTTAGGTTTTGAAATACACCTACATGTCAACATCACGGATTCCAGCAAAGCCAAGCGTGGTGAAGAGACTGGGGGAACTGTCACAGAAGGACAGGTGGAACTTTGGGTAGTACTGGAAAAAGACCTCGCACATTTCATCGGTTGTGGCATATCCACCCTACACGGACGACAAAATTGACAATTTACGAGGGCAGCTCAATAAAGATTTCGAATTCTCACCCATCACGTTTACTTCTTGTGGGAACATACGCTATACGACACGTGTCTATTTTCATATCTGACCTTTTCTTTGCAGTTTCTATTTTACAAGTACCAGGGTGGAATGAGGTCTGCGTTCTATTCAGAGTGGTCATCAAGGTCCTGATACGCGGTGTGTAcactaaatttttttttgtaatctaacccatagaatgtaaaaaaatactTACATACGTAACCTGATCCCTATTCATCGAATTGTAGGTACATTCCACAAGCAGAGTGTCCCCCTacaaaagaaataaatgttAGAGACTCGAAAAACTCGAAGGTTCATCGTAACGAAATTTTAAAATGTTACTTTCATATGCACGATGATTGGCTTGTCTTCTaaactgttttcttgttgttatttctcatattttctacaattttccaCTAAAGCAGTAAGTCCTGATCTTTTACAATGACTGACATAAGAAAAGGAcggacttttttttcttttcggtTCTGTATGGGGGAGCCTCAGACGTCAAAACGCCACCCgtttaaagaacccaacacacttatcaagattTTGTGAGACAAACTATGTAAGAAAAACGTCGACAATGATACTAGAAGCGCTGAATTCATCAATGTTCAAGCCTACCGGATAGACTGTGATCTCCTCCTTCATCATCCTGGTGAACTGCAGGTTGAAGTCGTAGTTGTCGTCCCGTGCGATGTCCGTCTCCACGCCTTCATGGATCAGCCGGGCGTTCATCTTCACCCCCAGCAGATGAGAATGAAAAGTGACGCCGACGATTTGGATGGGTTGCCCGAGCTCCTCAAGGTGCTACAAAAAAGTGAGACCTCGGTGGAAACAATTCAGGAAAATGTCCTTCATTCCAACCAACAGGTTTCATTGCCTTCATATGGTGTATTTCATATGGTGTATACGGTTGAAAGCCGTGTATAATATATGGTGTACGTAGGTATATGTCCTTCCCACGCCATATGGTGTACAGTAACAGCAAAAAAAACTAATATATGTCGGCGCCCATCTCTATGTGTATAGCTTGGACCGCCTGGTTGTGCTACAGTAGGGGACTATTCTACTTGTAGTGGTGTGTTTTCAACTCTCTCATACTCTCACACTCTCTCATATTTTCGAAGGGAAAAGCAGAAAAAGTGCTATGTTAAAGCATATTAAAGCCTTTAGTATGACTCTGTCAGGAACCGAACTCGCGATCAGTAGATAGTCAGTGTAGATAGAATTGAATCGTCGGGACCAAATACTATGTAGGAGGGACTTAATGTATGCTCAACTGATACTGTCACAAACATCATGGTCCAACGCTGTGTTGCCACAGAACAACACTACCTTGTGTCTTGTCTTTCatttttgaggctaccaacttcaacttgctgaagattttgtagcctatatGCCGACggtaaggttttggaccatcgcacacctgggcatgcccctactctttttcgaaaggtgtggtgggttctttaacgtgagtggggtgtggctctccccaaacacgggacctcccttcaacgtcctatccgagggacgtccctaacccttgatgagctaggtactccttTACACCGAGCTAGCAAACCTTGCCACATGGCTACACTCAAATCGTCTAACACTGAATGTCGCTAAGACTAAGTGGATCCTATTCGGTAGTAGTGGGAAGCTAAGAGCAGTACCTCCACTTAGAATCCAGATTGATCAGGAAACAGTCGAACAAGTGTACCAATTCAAATACCTAGGTGTTCTCCTTGACTGCAATATCTCATGGAACGAACACATTGATATGGTATGTTCCAAGGTATCTCAGAGAATAGGTTTGCTAAGACGCTTAAGATCATGTCTCACTGTCAACATTGCAAGTATGTTATACAGAAGTATGATTCTACCACTACTGGAGTATTGTGACATTGTCtgggaaaattgtaacatcaccAAGCAGCGACAACTTCAGGTCCTTCAAAATCGAGCTGCCAGGGTCATCCTACAAATGAAGCGACGATCCAGTGTCCAAGACCTACACAGCAGACTCAACTGGAAGTATCTGACGCAGCGGAGAAAGGAACACATGTGTGTGATGGTCTTTAAATGTATTAACGGGCTTGTCCCAACATACCTGGATACcacctttgtacacaaccacctgttacaCAGCCACAACACCAGACAAGCCTCTTTGCTACATAAACCCaattacacaaacacagccggccaccgcacatttgcatacagaggagcaacatattacaatacacttTCGGCGGACATTAGACATGCACCAACTCTACGGCAGTTTAAAGCTGCCCTAGGACACACTCCTCCGcacattgacctctgacctccaccgTTGACGTTTTTGGTTGTTATCGACAACTGTTCTCTGTAATGACGCTtcggtttatttgtatatattgcttgttgtcctctggttgtctcactgaatgtaacacgattcgtttttgttatttatttagtgggcccccttggaaatcaacttcaaataagttgaatggggctacccacttgtctgatgatgaataaataaataaaaacctgagtgaagtgaggaaagtcgtgttaagtgcctttcccaagggcacaacgtcggggcgcaagttcggacatgtctaagcacaacctgggattagatcccgggtcccattgtttgacagccgcgcgctctacgcttgcgccacacgacgccatatTGACGACACGTCGCTTGCACTCACCGCGTCCAGACAATCTGTGTTGCAGAATCCCACCGACACGAACGCCTCAGTGTGAGGTGGGATGACGTGGTATTTAGTCACCGCCAAGCCCACTCCCAGGACTCCCATGTCGTTGTTCCTCAGCTCGGACGTGTACGTCAGCCTCAGTCCCGAACTGTCGTATATACCTACAAAATCGGGTAAAGAATGTCAATATGAACAAGCTAGTAAATGATTATGTTTGGCCAGAATGGAGTGAAAGTTACTGTcactcgaaatagtgggtgcatgtgcacctgtgtgcacccaaaattagagctgtgcaactaatttttgactgtcactatatttttgtactctttatggtaaaggttctcttgtacactagcatacagagtattcttgaaatgttagcatcagtaaaaacaatataatcttttgtactttatttgatgtattgcttggttgaaatttgaaatctgagtagaatcacagattgaagttcATAAGAGAGGCTGTAGCGTCAAGCTTATGTTTTGGtatcattcaactttattctatgtggtgcacccaaattattttctgtgcacctaatttttttaggttgggtgcaccagtgcacctttttccaaaaacgaatttcaagccctgctgtAGCAGTAAACTATGAAATTTCTTAATGTTTCTTCCTGCCCCGCGCCATCTTGATGACATTGGACGTAGAATGACGCATGTTGCTATGATATGTTGGATAACCTCTGACCTGATGCCAGTTGAGGATTGTCGTAGTGCAATTCCATCAGCACGAAACTGCTGTCATCCTCTTCACCCATGGGAAACCCAGCGTGGTCTGGAACAACAATGGTCTGACGGGAAAAGAGAGACAATGCTAGCTCTGTTGACATTGCGTCACGAGAGGCAAGACATTAGAATACAGTTGTAGAGTCTGCTACAgtcaccctccttaaagcaggacccctatcgctcgattcgtcgttggctcactcgcgtaggggccctgttcttcagcgacggtagacacggttctggcgccgtaactgacagttgctcatgaataattaatgagctttCCTTATTTGGGGGTTGATTTGTTCTggacctaaagtaacgatgtgagacgtaacctgatggttgatagcttcccagcgtcctttgcgcttttgcttgagatgaggtttagcaagccttctgattggctgaagctgttttggtggcgacggcgccagaaccgtgtctaccgtcgctgaagagcagggcccctacgcgagcgttaacgacgaatcgagcgataggggtcttGCTTTAAGGAGGGAGGCTACAGTAAGAAACGGTTGGTATGGTATCAAGATTCCTTTAAAATAGAAATAACCCATCGTTGAGACCGAAGCCATGTTTGGCAGTACAACACCGACTGGTACCGGTGAATCGACGCATGTCAGTAAATGATAAGACTGTGATAGTGAAGCCCAAAGTCGGCTGATCATATCAGAGACCGTTGGGGATCGAATAGTCCTGTATTCTGTCTTAATCAAACATCAAGCGACTCCATTTGAACATTGCCCTTACGAAACTTACTGTGGCAGAAACGAATTTCGGCAATGTCATAGCTGCCCTTACTGAACTGAAGGATGAACTACGTTAACTCTCCACCTCTGTAAAGAATAAGGATGATCTGTCATGATGCAGAGAGAAAGCATTTCGTGCCTACCCCTCCCCCAACTGCCCATGCCGCCAACAGGGTTCCCTCATAGCACGGCCCCCAGTCCAGAGGCATGTTGGGAGACCGACAGTCATGTCCCGGATGTTCCTCGGGTAGGATGGTGACGTCACGGTGCTTGTCACATCTGTAGACTAAAAAATGATGGACCACGCCTTCGTTGCCATGGGTGATGATGGGTTCCAACTAAACAAgtgcaacaaaaaaacattcattttttggCAAGAATCGTAAGTTAAAATGGCTCAAGAACGTGGTGATGCTCATCTCATTTCCAAAACCAATCTACGAAATAGATACATTGCAAAACCGTTATACAAGAACGTACTATCGAATATAGACATGATTTTGTCAGTCCCGATTCCATTGGAACGATGGAGGGACCTCTGCCAGTGGTCAGGTACGGCCTCTCATTTGAGTATGGGACGTGTACACGTCATGAGTGACGTAGATGATCCGCGTGGCCATCACATTATACTCCTCACGCAATTACAAGTTTGCGtaacaaaacctttgttggatccgttggcatgtgggatgtccgccatcttgattttgtgacgttgcaacgtagccataccatttcattgggaggggtgttttttgagGTCGCTAGctttctatttttaacaaatcgacACACAAGTATCATATATTGaactcaaacaaaaagaaaatatcaataccaatgcatatttataaaaagaccccgtaatcgctaaactaattataacatagcaaacctgaattatatgtagcacaaatacttaactctagttttcaaATTAACACCGTACTGAATGAACAACTCATCCGCCACCATAACAGATACGAGATAAAGAACATAAAGTCAGCATctaacgggggccgcccgaacctcgcacgcgcccgaacatcgcacggattttttactgatcttattttgcataagtacgccgtgtttgtgtccaatgactatgctgataaggaaggtaaataacccaagttcatgcacataattgtcatttacattcaaaacatatgtgtacatattcatttcttgttttgtcgaaaagtagtatttttacaataatgatggcaacgctgagtagagggtcactgcgtagctagacggcccggcacctaaatatacgacctgagccaagcagatacataagtcacacagctatcatacacataagaaaaataatttcataaaacactaaaaatttgggtctttaagtgtttgttgagaagtaaaccgaccaaagaaaaacaacgtaaacattgctgtcgtctgacgacgttgttttcccgccattttttggaccGGGACGATTCTACccacagctttgttacgctctaacatgtgattggtaccgtctatgaaaaggaaactgaatacagagatggcgaagatgtttcccaataagtagacggagtattgttgatgtaagcggtgtcgttttttcgtaatgatttcgtatgtcgggccgcattcaatacgtacgtcgggccgcgtccTATTTctcgtgggaacatgagctgggatgcgctagatatagcccttctcacatgacgttagaagtgcacacagtcaaaattttccggtcaaaacaAAGCTAGAATATAACAGACTTCatgccttatttacatttccctaagttcatcaccaacttccgaagagagcaaaattaccaaagcgtactaagttaggcacactatctggcgtagcactaaatcagaaggtacattcgtgaaaatgtctcacagcgtcttccgcatgtaacgcggagcatgaagggcccatgaacagtatgaaaacatttcttgtccaagtatggtctttagatgaatgtgttcaaaattcattcattaaaacctgaccactctctggcaaccagcaatggagcgccgtgagttccagcgcgtaaaaaaacgtccgatggttgggcaccccccgttacagtGTAAATTATACGAAACTTTTGAATACTTCATAATATTCAAAACTCAGAGGATAAGGATATGGAATCAACGTGTactgtacgttgatgaaggttagacatccaggtagtaagatacgccaaaaatagttactcaagcaactggatacaattttgaaaataaactgtACTTTGTTTGGAATTATATTGTGAAAGTCACATAATACCTTTATCACGTGGTGTTTGCTGGCCAGGTTCGGTAACTCAAACACACGGCACCAGTACGTCGTGTCTTGGTCGGCAGGAATGGAGACCTGGACACAAATAGACAAAAACATTTACCAAAGTGCCATCCAAAACAgttcaatgttgtttttttctttggaaaagaCCGATAAAGTTGTCTTCGTTTCATGTTAGATGCAAATTTAATTGTTTATTTTAGAATAGCTCGAGCTAAGGAAATTAGGTCACTGTCATGTCAGGACCATCACTGACAACAATGCGAGAAGCTCATGAGCATGCGTGAGAGGCTATTTATAAAcgttgaattgaattgaactgtACAGGTTGGGgacgtgtggcgcaacggcagagagttcgactcagaaccaagaggtcccgagttcgaattctgtcatgtcaccgatcttgtgcccttgggaaaggctactttacacgacttttctcactccacccaggtgtaaatgggtacctgacttcggttggggaaagttgAGACTAATCATCGGATTGGCACTGGCTACGTTTTGAAAGATCTCGTATCAGGATATTGCTGGAGATAACATACACGTCTAACCCTCATTTACGTTTCATTTACTCAAATGTCAGTTCTGCATGGACACCATTTCATTGTTTACTTCAAAGTTTGTCACCTAGAAAgagaaaatgggaaaaacaatGGGAACTTCATAATATCCTTTGAACTGAACAGAACTGAACAAAGTAACAGACATGTCGTACATTTTTCATCGTGAGGTCAAACGTGTATTTCAGCTCTCCTGCGGAGTCTGCCGTGTCGATGATGTTACTGAGAAGAACCGTGCTTCTGATCCCCCTGTTGGCCCCGTGGTAGGGCGGGCCGCCCACCCCAGACTCGTCCTCGGGGTCGTCGTCATGCCACGCCCACAACACACGCATGGTGTCCCCCTGGGTACAACAAACATTCGTACAGTCTTCATTGCTAGAATTATTTACCTATATGAACCTATATAAGCAAGTAGTATACCACGTTCACATGCAAGTTAATTCAGGTAAATTTGAATTGTTTTAGTACGATACGGCTCCCGTATCCGTCCGGATTCTTACGTTTCTGAAGTTCTGGATCCTgtttctcctgtccggatataTCAGTATCCGAtgcatttcgtgcagtgctaaAATATAGGTACAACTATAGCTGGCATCTTTCTTACAACGTACTTTGCGTCAGAAACGTATCTGCAATTTCTGATTCCTACAGTATCAAAGCTTTTGTACATAAATCTCCTTAATTGCCAGTACAGTGTAATGTTACATAGAC encodes the following:
- the LOC136421799 gene encoding DBH-like monooxygenase protein 1 homolog, which gives rise to MGKVFCGSFILVLAAVFVFFGQVVCADDFTHQEVLDEEGKFHLFWKFDDEKIEFEAQVQTTGWVGLGLSPNGGMPGSDIAIGWVKDGTAHLTDRYAEEKAKPPVDESQDWELVSGYENGTHTVLRFNRKLTTCDVRDRVINGDTMRVLWAWHDDDPEDESGVGGPPYHGANRGIRSTVLLSNIIDTADSAGELKYTFDLTMKNVSIPADQDTTYWCRVFELPNLASKHHVIKLEPIITHGNEGVVHHFLVYRCDKHRDVTILPEEHPGHDCRSPNMPLDWGPCYEGTLLAAWAVGGGTIVVPDHAGFPMGEEDDSSFVLMELHYDNPQLASGIYDSSGLRLTYTSELRNNDMGVLGVGLAVTKYHVIPPHTEAFVSVGFCNTDCLDAHLEELGQPIQIVGVTFHSHLLGVKMNARLIHEGVETDIARDDNYDFNLQFTRMMKEEITVYPGDTLLVECTYNSMNRDQVTYGGYATTDEMCEVFFQYYPKFHLSFCDSSPSLFTTLGFAGIRDVDIDYGNLEVNITAPANMVHMSYEQAMEAVQWTDQMAETFSQTLLYGFFPHHTRCKATHQSDFNTVIWDLSLPRGFRVPQEDVCSEGTAQEPGTGLDSGSGPATTEAADGGGLGPTTTGTEDGGGSGPATPGAGDGSGLATSEAEDGGGSGPATPGAGDGGGSGPVTPGAGDGGGSGPVNPGAGDGGGSGPATPGAGDGSGPATPGAGGGSGPATPGAGDGSGPATPGAGDGSGPATPGAGAGGGSGPVTPESGEGGGSRPPTPGRTVGSGSSSGAWRPGAYAAPLIVTCVMLVYNVMKP